In Brachypodium distachyon strain Bd21 chromosome 5, Brachypodium_distachyon_v3.0, whole genome shotgun sequence, the genomic window GGTCGTGGAACCGGATGGAGAGGAGCGCGTCCTCGCCCCAGCCGTGCACACGCGCGCGGGCCTGGCGGACgtgcggcgtgggcgcggcgTAGTGCACGTCCAGCCCGCCGCGGGACGCGAGCTGCAGCGACAGGTGCAGCAGCTGGTTCAGGTGGCCCTGCGCCGGGAACGGCACCGCCACGACGGCGACCGACGACTCCGCTGCGTTCATCCCAGCCATTTCGGTGTTCTGTTCGTGCAGTGGATGAGTGGAGCAGGGCAGTATGGGCGTCTGTATCGATGCTTGGCGCAGTGAGGGGCGGTGTAGTGACGGAACCAGGCTCGGCCCTTTCTTAAACGATATCAGCGTTGAAAATCTAGAACCGTTGTCGCGTTCAAGTGCGTGAAGCGCCACGTCCAGCTATGGCTAGTCGCAGTGTTTTGTTTGACTGCATAATATGGGTGTACTACTACAATTCTTTCCTTTGACTTTTTCCATCATCATTGAACATCGTTGCCGATCCGAAAAGGACACATAATCACTAGATAACAGGTTTGCTAACTGCGTCTACAATCGCCGGTTTACAGAACGTTATGTCCCCTTCAAAGAAAACGTAATCACCAGATAGCAGGTTTGCGAAGTGCGTCTACAATCGGCGGTTTACAAAACATTATGTCCACTTcaaagaaaacgaaaaaaatTGGACGAGGGAAGCAGCCCATTCACCTCGTGCTTGCAATGcccaggaaaagaaaatgcaatgCTAAATTCTACTCCCTCGTGCCTTACTGAGTATTAAACTTGTGCACCTGATGTGCATAGTAAGACAGAAGCTGAGAAAATATTTCCAAGCTAAATGAGAAAATACTTTTTTATACAGCCTGGGTGCGTTTTGATTGAAAAGACGTGATTCATACGGAGGGAATGAGGTTTTAAAGTTAGTTTAGAGTTTGAAATTTGCTCGAAGACCAGTAACTTTTAGTTTGAGGCTATGAACTTAATGAACTTTTTCTGAACAGAGTTGAAAAGTCACTAACTCAGCTGAAAACTCCTTTCTGGTTGGAAGTTTCTCTCGAGTTCAGTCAAAAGTCAATAAACTGGTCCGAAGTTCTCCAAGGAACTTTAAAGTTCAGGAAATAAGATGGAAAATATAAAGTCGTCTCAATCAAAGTGTGTGTAGGAAAAATGTCCGGACCATGGACTTGGAGACAAGCCGCCAATTGTCTAGACTAAAACCAAACCTTGTAGGTCTTCAAGTAGTGAGTCTATCTTACTTGGTTGGAGGAGTGGGTGCAcaatccgaatactcaaaccTTGTAGGTTTAAATCCTCCGGGATGCGAATATATCTTCCTATTACTATTACTATTactattacttcctccgtcccataataagtgactcaaattttttcaaatatggatgtatctatacctaaaaaatgtttagatacatgtgatAGAAAGTCAcataatatgggacggagagagtatactGTATGGATCTCCCTTATAGTTTCCTATATATAAATAATTTTAAGGCCTTCTGGCCCCCAAGCTACAATTCCTATATTGTTTTAACCGACACCTAGTAGGGTTGTTTAGAAAAGTGTAAATTTTGTGGGTAGATTGGTATGTAGTTCATGGTTAAGTTAAGTACCGGTCCATTCACGAAATTTGGTGTTGGGTGCTACACAGCCATTACTATTGGTGTAGGTCGTCTCCACCGGCGGATTTTGAATTAGCCAATGGCAAACAAAATGCACAGATCTAACAAATGGCATTTAGGGCATGTGAAATGGGTAATGTCAGCCATACTTCTAGCGATAGTGCCACAAAGGATGATGATATGGGAAGGAGAGAAATACAAAGGCTCGAGCCTTTTCTTaactaagagatgatctcttgaTGGGATAGGTTATTTTTCTCATTGTTTATATTTCATTTTCTGAcattaatttaattaatttctttGACTTAAACATTAATTAGAATATACTCCATAGGGCATTTAGTAGATGATCCATTGTTTAACATGTTTAATTATTTTATCTAAATAATGTGGAAGATAAGGGAGATCAAAATGTATAAGTACGGAAGCTCAAAGACTGATgcattgttttttgtttgacaGCAAGACTGATGCATTGTTTATCCGGATGCATGATTCAATGTTTTTTGCAGTAGACTATCGAGTCTACGGACAAACTGGCTGAGGTGCCAGCATCAAAAGGAACCTTCTCACATGGCATTCCTAATCACCTTGTCATGTAagcaatgaggtcatcaaggtCTTTGCGCGACGAACCGCCGGgagccacggcggcgcggacggcaTCCCCCAGCACCCTTGCCCGCTGCTGCACAGCCATTCCTTTGTCAGAGAGCATGGCCTCCTCGATGACTTCCTGTATGGCCTTCGCCGTAATCACCTCACTGTGCTTCTCCCATGGACGCACGAGGATGCCGGCCTTGAGGTAGTTGCACACCAGCTCCGCGTCCCACGGCTGGTCGCAGTGCATTGGCCAGGCGAGGATCGGCTTGCCGTGGCTCAGGCTCTCCATGGTCGAGTTCCAGCCGCAGTGGCTCATGAACGCCGCCGTGGCGCCGTGTGCCAGGATCTCCAGCTGCGGCGCCCACCCGGTGATCACCAGCCCCGTCCCTTGTGTCTGCTTCGTGAACTCCGACAGCAGCTTCTCGTGGCGgctctcgccggcctccgcgAATATGTCGCCGCGGtcggcgtcgcgcagcacccaGATGAATCGTTGCTTGCTGCCGCGCAGTGCTGCTGCGAGCTCTTCAATCTGCTCCGCCCGCAACGACGACGTCGTGCCGAAGGACACGTACAACACCGATGCCGGGGGCTGCTTGTCGAGCCAATCAAGGCACTCGTGCGGCCGCTGCTTCGACGCGCTCGCGTGGAGCAGCGGGTTTAAAGGCCCGATGGCGAAGACCTTCTTGCCGTCTGCGGCCAGGTCCTCGGCGACAACGTCGATGAAATCACCCTCGAGCGCCCGGCATGTGTTTGTCAGAATGCCTACGCCGGGCGAGATCTGTGCCAGCGGTCTGGCCCGGTTGGCGTACTCCACGAACTCCTTGGTCGCACAGTTCTCGATGGGGGCGAAGGTGAGGCCGTTCTCGCGCATCAGCCTGTGGTCGGCGTCCATCTTGCCGACGAGCGTCGACACGGCCAAGCAGTGCAGCCCAAACGCCTCGCCGTTGGgcagccgcgccgcctcctcgccggcgaagGCGTTGATGCGGTCGTGCACCACGACCACGCGGCGGCAGGAAGCGGAGAGCTTGCCGAGGAGAGCCGCGAGCGGGCCGCGCGCGTCCGCGGTGAAGGCCTCGAAGAGCGGCATGAGGTGGGAGGGGAACGGCGAGTCGGCGGTGGGGTTCGGAGGCGGGGAGACGTAGGAGGAGATGCCGAGCTCGTGGAACCGGATGGAGAGTAGCGCGTCCTCGTCCCAGCCGtgcacgcgcgcgcgggcCTGGCGGACATGCTGGGCGGGCGCGGCGTAGTGCACTTGCAGCCCCCCGCGGGACGCGAGCAGCAGCGACAGGTGCAGCAGCTGGTTCAGGTGGCCCTGCGCCGGGAACGGCACCGCCACGACGGCGACCGGATCCAATGGCTGGTTGTTCCCTCTCACCATCGCCGTGCCTTTTCAGTGCTCCTGGGGGCTGTGGCTGTGGTGATGAGCTGAGTTGTTTGCTGATGGTCCTGAACGGCACGATGGGAGATGGAAGTTATACATGCAGGCGGCAGGCCGGCCGCGATCGATCGAGACAAAACAGTTGGCAGCGTAGCTGGGCCCGGCTGAAGCTTCCTGGACCCAGGCAATAGCTCTTCGTCACGTGGAGCTAACGGCATGCACGGATGCATCCACGCTTACCTCCAGTTTCAGAGTAAACGATAAGCAGGGGGTGATGCTGACGCGACCCAGGTAAAATTCAACCCAAATTTCCAGTCGCTTGTTGTTTTCTAAAGAGAAAAATCTATTTTCAACCCGGTATCAGACAGGTCAAGGGCTAAAAACCCAGAATTAGAAGATTAGGGTTTGATTCAGACAAGTTTTACGAGTTCAGGGTTCAGAATGGACTTTTCTCTTTTCGAAGAGCCCAAGATACTTCACCATGTCTCCGGGTCAACACAGCAGATCGATACACGCTACAATTAGTCGGTAGCAATTCTATCCTCCACGAATAAAAGATCATTGTTACGTCCTCCTTCCATCctataaagattggcacggctttgaactagctctagttTAAAActgtgccaatctttatggaacagaggaagGACTTATTTCAAAAAGGAGAAATCCCCGCGACCTCTGCATCGATGGTCAAAGAGGTTCGTTGTCACATAGTTGGGTGCCTTAGATGTTGAGGCCGATAGATAGACGATTAAATTCTTCTTTTTGGCAGTAATGTTAATTAGATGTCTTTCCCAGAGACTCTTCAGAGGGGAAAGTTCGGGTCTAGATTATAGAACACGTGCTTCATAAACTTCCATATATTCCTAATGCTTACGAATGTCTGCATATAAGTAAATGTTTCTAAGACTTCTTGATATGACTTATTTCTCATAGAAACTTAATAAACTCGGTTCCATTAACGGGGAATTCGCCAAACTGCAGACCAAACTTTTATTCAGAGGTGGCGCTGTGTCATAATCGGTCTGATTGTGGCACCATTTTTGCATAGATTATCCAAAAAATGAGATCTGAATGCAGCACCAGTTCTTTTTATAGATCATCTAAGATCTTATCTGAATGTGGCACCAGCAATACATAATATATGCAATTCTAATCAAAGACCAAAGCAGCGTGCGTTCTTACAAAAAGATAGTAATAGGTGTCATGTATGGATCAACGATAAACCGTCATAAATAATAACTCGaacatacatatcatgaaGTACTCAAATGCTTGCCACAATTTTATAATTCGAAATGAATTTTCACGAAAGGAAATCGAATTCATCTGATGAAACAGCCAAGACATTGAAGATTTTAGCAACAAGCCAATCACCTAGAGATGTGAGCAACAAAGTCGTCCAGGCCTTGGCTCGAGGTGCCGCCATCtgccacggaggcgcggaCGGCCTCACCAAGCACCTTGGCCCGCTGCCGCACGGCCATCCCATTGTCAGAGAGCATCGCTTCCTCGATCACCTTCTGGATATCCTCTGCCGGCACCACCTCATTGTGCTTCTCCCATGGCCTCACGAGGAGGCCGGCCTTGTGGTACTTGCAGAGAAGCTCCGCGTCCCACGGCTGGTCCGAGTGCATCGGCCAGGCGAGGATCGGCTTGCCGTGGCTCAGGCTCTCCATGGTCGAGTTCCAGCCGCAGTGGCTCATGAACGCCGCCGTGGCGCCGTGCGCCAGGATCTCCAGCTGCGGCGCCCACCCGGTGATCACCAGCCCCGTCCCCTCTGTTTCCTTGGTGAACTCGGCCAGCATCTTGTCGTGGTTCCGGctctcgccggagtccgcgAATATGTCGGCCCGGTCGGCCTCGCGCAGCACCCAGATGAACCGCTGCTTGCTTCCCTTCAGCGCCGCGGCAAGCTCCGCGATCTGCTCCCCCAGGAAAGACGACGTCGTCCCGAAGGACACATAGAGcaccgacgccgccggctgctCGTCGAGCCAGTCCATGCACTCGTGCCGCGCCTTCCCGGGCGTCCGGGCGCTGGCGTCCAGCAGCGGATTCAGTGGGCCGACCGCGAAGAGCTTCTGGTTTTCGAACACCGGGTGCGCGgcgatcgtgtcgatgaactCGCCCTCAATCGCGCGGCTCGTGTTCATCACCATGCCTGCGggggccgcgccggcgccacccTCCTCCTGCATCTCCTTCTCCGTCCGGAACACGAACTCCACGAACTCCTTGGACATGCAAACATCGATGGGGAGGAACTCGAGGCCGTGGTCGCGCAGGAGCTGGTGCCCGGGGTCCAGCCACCCGATGTTGTACGAGATGGCGACGCACTGCAGCGCGAACGC contains:
- the LOC100841697 gene encoding putative cis-zeatin O-glucosyltransferase, giving the protein MVRGNNQPLDPVAVVAVPFPAQGHLNQLLHLSLLLASRGGLQVHYAAPAQHVRQARARVHGWDEDALLSIRFHELGISSYVSPPPNPTADSPFPSHLMPLFEAFTADARGPLAALLGKLSASCRRVVVVHDRINAFAGEEAARLPNGEAFGLHCLAVSTLVGKMDADHRLMRENGLTFAPIENCATKEFVEYANRARPLAQISPGVGILTNTCRALEGDFIDVVAEDLAADGKKVFAIGPLNPLLHASASKQRPHECLDWLDKQPPASVLYVSFGTTSSLRAEQIEELAAALRGSKQRFIWVLRDADRGDIFAEAGESRHEKLLSEFTKQTQGTGLVITGWAPQLEILAHGATAAFMSHCGWNSTMESLSHGKPILAWPMHCDQPWDAELVCNYLKAGILVRPWEKHSEVITAKAIQEVIEEAMLSDKGMAVQQRARVLGDAVRAAVAPGGSSRKDLDDLIAYMTR
- the LOC100842001 gene encoding cis-zeatin O-glucosyltransferase 1: MAVDSTENSVAIVAVPFPAQGHLNQLMHLSLLLASRGLPVHYAAPAAHVRQARSRVHGWDPKSLVSIHFHDLDVPAFESPAPDPAAPSPFPNHLMPLWETFTTAARAPLAALLETLSATHRRVVVVYDRLNSFAAVEAARVGKGNAEAFALQCVAISYNIGWLDPGHQLLRDHGLEFLPIDVCMSKEFVEFVFRTEKEMQEEGGAGAAPAGMVMNTSRAIEGEFIDTIAAHPVFENQKLFAVGPLNPLLDASARTPGKARHECMDWLDEQPAASVLYVSFGTTSSFLGEQIAELAAALKGSKQRFIWVLREADRADIFADSGESRNHDKMLAEFTKETEGTGLVITGWAPQLEILAHGATAAFMSHCGWNSTMESLSHGKPILAWPMHSDQPWDAELLCKYHKAGLLVRPWEKHNEVVPAEDIQKVIEEAMLSDNGMAVRQRAKVLGEAVRASVADGGTSSQGLDDFVAHISR